A single genomic interval of Spinacia oleracea cultivar Varoflay chromosome 6, BTI_SOV_V1, whole genome shotgun sequence harbors:
- the LOC130463290 gene encoding uncharacterized protein: protein MLSIFTILDSFLIKSSYIISVKLLWRGEECWTEFLNLLNVAEAAATAASSPHFPLNTTDFIVRRTGILRPAVSEKILDVMHQNAQNCLASCPIQAVDEVAARELIPNLSTPLNRAFFMPKAVNVNPHHYLKALFLASEHLAKRLSSTGFPGKEIALHKKVVTSLSEVGGYFSFCL from the exons ATGTTGTCcatatttactattttggattCTTTTCTCATTAAGTCATCATATATTATATCAGTGAAGCTTCTATGGAGGGGTGAAGAATGCTGGACTGAGTTTTTGAATCTTCTAAATGTTGCAGAAGCTGCTGCCACGGCAGCTTCTAGTCCTCACTTTCCACTCAACACTACTGATTTCATTGTTCGAAGAAC GGGAATATTGAGACCAGCTGTTAGTGAAAAGATTTTGGATGTCATGCATCAA AATGCTCAAAATTGTCTAGCAAGTTGTCCAATACAGGCCGTTGATGAAGTTGCTGCAAGAGAGCTTATACCAAATTTATCTACGCCTTTGAACAGAGCCTTCTTTATGCCTAAAGCTGTGAATGTTAATCCCCACCACTATCTTAAG GCACTTTTTCTTGCAAGTGAACATTTGGCCAAGAGGTTGTCATCAACAGGTTTCCCTGGCAAGGAAATAGCTTTGCACAAGAAAGTTGTCACTTCACTAAGTGAAGTGGGAGGTTATTTCTCATTCTGTCTTTAA